The following proteins come from a genomic window of Pichia kudriavzevii chromosome 1, complete sequence:
- a CDS encoding uncharacterized protein (PKUD0A11580; similar to Saccharomyces cerevisiae YKR024C (DBP7); ancestral locus Anc_1.261), with amino-acid sequence MADNDDGMMLNFAMPTSASANSGLKKDKKSSIKVKGGRWADRRKAQLELMGRTPGKGMKSKGPSNANSTPVSQRKKRANEEDTDDGGNFSGMKKQKNTSNGVMGTLNRENGQIVSSLFTANPEIQKRDYEKEIDESKLKPSNAPMIGDDADFKALGLHANLLKCLENARYSKPTKIQRLSIPKLISLGHQRTRTNPFPPQPRDMFMQAQTGSGKTLAFTLPIINQILNAKGKITRQSGIYAVILTPTRELAQQIYQFIEDTICKKACNWIVPGIVIGGEKKKAEKARLRKGINILVATPGRLVDHIENTQSLDLSTVRYLILDEGDRLMELGFEESIAAIVNRLQKDYRDNEQVLGPLSDVMPPRRVNVLCSATLKGNVKKLGEITLNNPEVISASTILGEEELDHHMKAPDQLIQEIVVVPPKLRYTTLSGSLMNMTRKGVDSSTFTKSLVFLSCSHSVDFHFIALTKDGKRLKIDRERKEILKKIKNNKTNKNKMDKNRSKEGTEGDDDKEDKEELLGSITAMTAPHISPNTIIYKLHGSLSQQTRTATLNHFSNDNSHNTILLCTDVASRGLDLPAIDHVIEYDPPFCVADHLHRVGRTARLGKKGLSLLFLLPGEEEKYIEKIEPMHDKESIKFITYEDILTKAFAKVENNDDENAEDGKKKGNRFNREGSWDMYATTYQLELEKWLLEDSRALEIATDAFISHIRAYATHLSNERDIFNVKHVHLGHLAKSFGLRETPKKLAVKSTTAGDESKKKESAKNKMFRLARLAVKSQNEEFNFA; translated from the coding sequence atggctGACAATGATGATGGGATGATGCTCAACTTTGCAATGCCCACTTCTGCATCTGCAAACTCtggtttgaaaaaagacAAGAAATCAAGCATAAAAGTTAAAGGTGGAAGATGGGCAGACAGAAGAAAGGCCCAACTGGAATTGATGGGCAGAACTCCCGGCAAGGGcatgaaatcaaaaggaCCTTCAAACGCTAACAGTACTCCGGTCtctcaaagaaagaagagagCCAATGAAGAGGATACTGATGATGGTGGGAACTTTTCTGGTAtgaaaaaacagaagaacACATCAAATGGTGTCATGGGTACTTTAAATAGGGAAAATGGCCAAATTGTATCATCCTTGTTTACTGCCAATccagaaattcaaaaacgTGACTacgaaaaggaaattgatgaatcaaAACTGAAGCCGTCGAACGCTCCAATGATTGGTGATGATGCGGACTTCAAAGCTTTAGGATTACACGCTAATTTGCTTAAATGTTTAGAAAACGCAAGGTATTCGAAACCAACCAAAATTCAGAGATTATCAATACCTAAACTTATATCTTTGGGACatcaaagaacaagaacCAATCCGTTTCCGCCCCAGCCTAGAGATATGTTTATGCAGGCACAAACTGGTTCTGGTAAGACATTGGCTTTCACCCTACCTATAATCAACCAGATTCTGAATGCAAAGGGCAAGATTACTAGACAATCGGGTATTTATGCCGTCATCTTAACACCAACCCGTGAATTAGCCCaacaaatttatcaattcaTTGAAGATACTATTTGTAAGAAGGCTTGTAACTGGATCGTTCCTGGTATAGTAATTGGtggtgaaaagaaaaaggcGGAAAAGGCAAGACTAAGGAAAGGTATCAACATTTTGGTTGCTACCCCCGGTAGATTGGTTGATCATATCGAAAATACACAAAGCCTAGATTTGTCAACTGTCAGATATTTAATTCTGGATGAAGGTGACAGATTAATGGAATtaggttttgaagaatccatCGCCGCAATTGTGAACAGATTGCAAAAAGACTATAGAGACAATGAGCAAGTTCTAGGTCCATTATCGGATGTGATGCCACCAAGGAGGGTTAATGTTCTATGTTCGGCAACTTTGAAGGGTAATGTTAAAAAATTAGGTGAAATTACGCTTAATAATCCGGAGGTTATAAGTGCCAGTACAATTTTAGGTGAGGAAGAACTAGACCATCACATGAAGGCGCCAGATCAATTAATTCAAGAGATAGTTGTTGTACCTCCAAAATTACGCTACACTACATTAAGTGGTTCACTGATGAACATGACCAGAAAAGGTGTCGATTCTTCAACGTTCACTAAgtctcttgttttcttaaGTTGTTCGCATTCGGTGGATTTCCACTTCATTGCATTGACGAAGGATGGTAAACGTCTGAAAATAGATAGAGAGCGAAAGgaaattttaaagaaaatcaagaataACAAAActaacaaaaataaaatggaTAAGAATAGAAGTAAGGAAGGGACAgaaggtgatgatgataagGAGGATAAAGAAGAGTTATTGGGCAGTATTACTGCAATGACTGCTCCTCATATATCTCCTAATACAATTATTTATAAACTTCACGGTTCTCTATCTCAACAAACACGTACAGCAACCTTgaatcatttttcaaacgACAATTCTCATAATACTATATTGCTCTGTACTGATGTTGCATCGCGTGGTCTAGATTTACCTGCAATTGATCATGTTATTGAGTACGATCCTCCCTTTTGTGTTGCAGACCATTTACATCGTGTTGGTAGAACAGCAAGACTTGGTAAAAAAGGtttatcattattatttctaTTGCCAGgtgaagaggaaaaatatattgaGAAGATTGAACCTATGCATGATAAAGAGTCCATCAAATTTATAACTTATGAAGATATCTTAACTAAGGCATTTGccaaagttgaaaataatgatgatgaaaatgcagaAGACGGCAAAAAGAAAGGTAACAGATTCAATCGGGAAGGTTCGTGGGATATGTATGCTACCACTTATCAACTAGAATTGGAAAAGTGGCTATTGGAGGATAGTAGAGCTTTAGAAATTGCTACCGATGCCTTTATCAGTCACATTAGAGCATATGCTACacatttatcaaatgaaaGGGATATTTTTAACGTGAAGCATGTTCACCTTGGTCATTTGGCAAAATCTTTTGGTTTGAGAgaaacaccaaaaaaatTGGCTGTTAAAAGTACTACCGCAGGTGACGAaagcaagaagaaggaaagtgccaaaaataaaatgttTAGGTTGGCAAGATTGGCTGTTAAGTCGCAAAACGAAGAGTTTAACTTTGCTTAG
- a CDS encoding uncharacterized protein (PKUD0A11570; similar to Saccharomyces cerevisiae YKR025W (RPC37); ancestral locus Anc_1.262) translates to MSSLFVSEDSEEHKVKIEGEDGRMSIDSHVDAEIKGEMEVTMDRDNVKIKTEPTESEDKGSLSFYEDEDEDSEDEDDPVIDTIPVHLNVTNTKLSPLLLQFPTKSSQSISNQNNISALHRLQIKHESGVVELRLPLNTENFFSNTTAEKYNISEQFLRGVIIHDEPMGTLKEGTIHSNSVLLNKAEKEVQVKQEKKTSFIKSHDDNSNSNLSTIRAQPGSVGGSRYLVGVQDSEGRLHVTPISDTCMLRPHFSYIDNIKLSKIERERELQKELNDNNEKNGNGKEVEKKNASVVTMSAKSTKENVPRLGGALLSAKLESEEEGKEYQIIPCNEETIHAQFTESSGNFLRTKLTQEEYLELLLRQTMV, encoded by the coding sequence ATGTCCTCTTTATTTGTGTCCGAAGATTCTGAAGAACACAAAGTGAAAATAGAAGGGGAGGATGGAAGGATGAGTATTGACTCTCATGTAGACGCTGAAATAAAGGGAGAGATGGAGGTGACGATGGATAGAGACAACGTAAAAATCAAGACCGAACCAACCGAGTCCGAGGACAAGGGAAGCTTGAGTTTTTacgaagatgaagatgaggatTCCgaagatgaggatgatCCCGTTATTGATACAATACCTGTGCATTTGAATGTGACAAATACGAAACTATCTCCACTATTGTTGCAATTTCCAACCAAGTCCAGCCAGTCTATTTCGAATCAGAACAACATATCTGCTTTGCATAGGCTACAGATCAAGCATGAATCAGGTGTTGTTGAACTCAGGTTACCCTTAAACACTGAGAATTTCTTCAGTAATACCACGGCTGAAAAATATAACATATCTGAGCAATTCTTAAGGGGCGTCATTATCCACGATGAGCCAATGGGTACATTGAAGGAAGGTACCATCCACTCGAATTCGGTTCTGCTGAACAAGGCGGAGAAGGAGGTGCAAGTCAagcaagagaaaaagacaaGCTTTATAAAAAGCCACGATGATAATAGCAACAGCAATTTGTCGACAATTCGTGCACAACCGGGATCAGTTGGCGGGAGTCGATACTTGGTGGGGGTTCAAGACAGTGAGGGTAGGCTACATGTGACGCCGATTTCTGATACGTGCATGTTGCGTCCACATTTCTCGTATATCGATAACATCAAGTTGAGCAAGATTGAACGTGAGCGAGAACTACAGAAGGAATTGAACGACAACAACGAGAAGAACGGCAATGGCAAGGAGgtggagaagaaaaacgCCAGTGTTGTTACAATGAGTGCCAAGAGTACCAAGGAGAACGTGCCTCGTCTGGGAGGTGCATTGTTGAGCGCCAAGTTGGAGAGTGAGGAAGAAGGTAAAGAATACCAAATTATTCCTTGTAATGAGGAGACCATTCACGCTCAGTTCACCGAATCGAGTGGGAACTTTCTAAGGACCAAGCTGACGCAGGAGGAGTACCTGGAACTCTTGTTAAGGCAAACAATGGTGTGA
- a CDS encoding uncharacterized protein (PKUD0A11550; similar to Saccharomyces cerevisiae YJR110W (YMR1); ancestral locus Anc_7.491), which produces MEYMKVTKVEDVTMYRRGKQYEGTLHLTTHHIIFTLSIGTEASAGGGEGKGGGRAPELWFCYPLIERVDFNRGSAKLYEHDNIAYHGNGIDISASSLAATASDFTNTITNGLGLGLGLGLGKVLGGNSGEKNAAEMDELTEKVSEVTVDCGGNKDDDEKRRLIRNKRQKDMETLQRKLCRGACIRIQFRDFNYISFDFKNILRGADVFDTMLRLTCIESIDKLYAFIYRPVKAELEFNSWKDYDLRKEFERQGLEFGKQEGSADGSAERELGRRKWRITQVNKDYQLCESYPRELVVPQSITDTFLGYATKYRSKGRFPALTFYYKKNGCTITRCSQPLVGIKQNRSLQDEKLIHEIFSTNGKDNARNLLVDARPLTNAMAQVALGAGTEVVDNYGENTKKVFLNIENIHVMRESLNKVKGVLKDGDVNQPGQDLLEMEALTRSGWLDHIKALLRATDLLTKYLVFDGVHLVVHCSDGWDRTAQVCSLVELCVDPYYRTLEGFIVLIEKEWISFGHQFNERCGHLQRESKFYNNTEEGNFQRLRNLNQRFRHQQNMKFESPVFVQFLHCVYELIEQHEYKFEFNERFLRRLVYHLYSCQYGTFLVDCEADRGSLSLERRTRSVWDYFKSRRGEFVNGSYERYEDVLDVDWSRVGWWKGLFAL; this is translated from the coding sequence ATGGAGTATATGAAAGTTACCAAGGTTGAAGATGTTACGATGTATCGGCGGGGGAAACAATATGAGGGTACATTACATTTAACGACGCATCATATAATATTTACTCTTAGTATCGGTACCGAGGCTAGTGCAGGTGGTGGTGAAGGAAAAGGTGGAGGCAGGGCCCCAGAGCTGTGGTTCTGTTATCCATTGATTGAAAGGGTTGATTTTAACCGTGGATCGGCGAAGCTATATGAGCACGATAACATAGCATATCATGGAAATGGAATTGACATAAGCGCCTCTTCCCTAGCAGCCACTGCCAGTGATTTTACCAATACCATAACCAACGGGCTAGGTCTTGGTCTGGGGCTAGGTTTGGGGAAAGTCTTGGGCGGTAATTCAGGTGAAAAGAATGCGGCAGAGATGGATGAACTTACGGAAAAGGTATCTGAGGTGACCGTTGACTGTGGTGGGAAcaaagatgatgatgagaagAGGAGACTGATAAGAAACAAGCGGCAGAAGGATATGGAGACTTTACAGAGGAAACTATGCCGTGGAGCATGTATTAGAATACAATTTCGGGATTTCAATTATATAtcatttgatttcaagaacATACTACGTGGGGCTGACGTGTTTGATACGATGCTAAGGTTGACTTGTATTGAGAGTATCGATAAACTATACGCATTTATTTATAGACCCGTCAAGGCTGAATTAGAGTTCAATTCATGGAAAGATTATGACTTACGGAAGGAGTTTGAGAGGCAAGGGTTGGAATTTGGGAAACAAGAAGGAAGTGCAGACGGAAGTGCAGAGAGAGAATTAGGGAGGAGAAAGTGGAGAATTACCCAAGTGAACAAGGATTACCAATTGTGTGAGAGTTATCCGAGAGAGCTTGTTGTACCTCAGAGTATAACGGACACATTCCTTGGATATGCTACCAAATATCGATCCAAGGGCCGGTTCCCGGCATTGACCTTTTATTATAAGAAGAACGGGTGTACCATAACGAGATGTTCACAACCGTTAGTTGGGATCAAACAAAACCGGTCGTTACAGGATGAGAAGCTAATTCACGAGATTTTCAGTACTAATGGGAAGGACAACGCTAGGAACCTCCTAGTTGATGCGAGGCCATTAACGAACGCAATGGCGCAAGTAGCACTTGGTGCTGGCACCGAAGTTGTTGACAATTATGGGGAGAACACCAAGAAGGTTTTCTTAAACATTGAGAATATCCATGTTATGAGGGAATCACTGAACAAGGTGAAGGGAGTATTAAAGGACGGTGATGTGAATCAACCTGGACAAGACCTTCTAGAGATGGAGGCATTAACCCGAAGCGGATGGCTGGATCATATAAAGGCGTTACTTAGGGCTACCGATTTGTTGACAAAATACCTCGTCTTTGATGGGGTGCATCTTGTCGTACACTGTTCTGATGGGTGGGACCGGACTGCGCAGGTTTGTTCATTAGTTGAGCTTTGTGTCGATCCTTACTATCGGACGTTGGAAGGGTTTATAGTTTTAATTGAGAAGGAATGGATATCATTTGGACATCAATTCAACGAGCGATGTGGACATTTGCAGAGGGAGAGCAAGTTCTACAACAACACCGAGGAGGGTAACTTCCAGCGTCTACGTAATCTCAACCAGAGATTCCGGCACCAGCAGAACATGAAGTTCGAGAGTCCAGTATTTGTGCAGTTTCTCCACTGTGTCTACGAACTCATTGAGCAGCATGAGTACAAGTTTGAGTTCAACGAGCGCTTCCTGAGACGACTCGTCTATCATCTCTACTCATGTCAGTATGGAACGTTTCTAGTTGACTGCGAGGCGGACCGGGGCTCGCTTTCCCTTGAGAGACGGACTCGTAGTGTGTGGGACTACTTTAAGAGCCGGCGGGGGGAGTTTGTCAACGGTTCATATGAACGGTACGAGGATGTCCTCGATGTTGACTGGAGCCGGGTGGGCTGGTGGAAGGGTCTGTTTGCCCTGTAA
- a CDS encoding uncharacterized protein (PKUD0A11560; similar to Saccharomyces cerevisiae YGR244C (LSC2); ancestral locus Anc_5.82), producing MFSTHLAKKLLSRRSVQQVRHLSIHEYRSAALLKSYGVGVPRGEAARSPEEAYKAAKDLNTNEMVLKAQALTGGRGKGHFDNGLQSGVRLVETPEEVKELSAKMLGHKLITKQTGEAGKIVTAVYVVERKYALTEAYLSIVMDRKNQSTMIIASAQGGMDIEGVAKKDPNAIKKYSVDLEAGVSDDLAFEIASQLGFTKDAIPQGAKTIQTLYQIFKDKDATQIEINPLTETKQHEVMCMDAKFNFDDNAAFRQQEVFSWRDVTQEDPDEVVASKYGLNFIKLNGNVGCLVNGAGLAMATMDVVKLYGGEPANFLDVGGAATPETIEKAFELIITEKNVSAIFVNIFGGIVRCDYVADGLIQATKNLGLKIPVVVRLQGTNFEIAKDMINKSGLKLYVEEDLDEAAKKAVELGGK from the coding sequence ATGTTTTCCACCCATCTAGCAAAGAAACTCCTTTCACGGAGAAGCGTGCAACAGGTTAGACACCTCTCCATCCATGAATACAGATCTGCTGCGCTTCTCAAGTCGTACGGCGTTGGAGTCCCTCGTGGCGAGGCTGCCAGAAGTCCAGAAGAGGCGTACAAGGCAGCCAAGGACCTGAACACTAACGAAATGGTACTCAAGGCCCAGGCATTGACTGGTGGTAGAGGTAAGGGCCATTTCGACAATGGTCTCCAGTCCGGTGTTCGTTTAGTTGAGACTCCTGAAGAAGTCAAGGAACTCTCTGCGAAGATGCTTGGCCATAAGTTGATCACCAAACAAACCGGTGAAGCAGGTAAGATTGTCACTGCAGTCTATGTCGTTGAAAGAAAGTATGCATTAACCGAGGCTTATTTGTCGATCGTTATGGATAGAAAGAACCAATCTACAATGATTATTGCATCTGCTCAAGGTGGTATGGATATCGAAGGAGTAGCAAAGAAGGATCCTAATGCCATCAAGAAGTACTCAGTCGATTTAGAAGCTGGTGTATCGGATGACTTGGCCTTTGAAATTGCTTCTCAATTGGGTTTCACAAAGGATGCAATTCCTCAAGGTGCTAAAACTATTCAAACATTATACCAAATTTTCAAGGATAAAGATGCAActcaaattgaaattaaCCCATTAACTGAAACTAAACAACATGAAGTTATGTGCATGGATGCAAAATTCAATTTCGATGATAATGCAGCCTTTAGACAACAGGAAGTTTTCTCTTGGAGAGATGTCACTCAAGAAGATCctgatgaagttgttgcCTCTAAATATGGCTTGAACTTTATTAAATTGAATGGTAATGTTGGTTGCTTGGTTAATGGTGCAGGTTTGGCTATGGCAACTATGGATGTCGTCAAATTATACGGTGGTGAACCAGCCAACTTTTTGGACGTTGGTGGTGCTGCAACTCCAGAAACCATTGAAAAGGCCTTTGAATTGATCATCACTGAGAAAAATGTCTCTGCCATTTTTGTCAATATCTTTGGTGGTATTGTTAGATGTGACTATGTTGCAGATGGTTTGATCCAAGCTACTAAGAACTTGGGCTTGAAAATCCCTGTTGTTGTTAGATTACAAGGTacaaactttgaaatcgCTAAGGACATGATCAACAAATCCGGTTTGAAGTTGTacgttgaagaagatcttGATGAAGCTGCAAAGAAGGCCGTCGAATTGGGCGGTAAATAA
- a CDS encoding uncharacterized protein (PKUD0A11540; Pfam Domains: AFG1_ATPase(6e-28)), translated as MLKVLLPPRRVCLFKVRNKTSYTVIREYQNSGILGTNRVVRKSGDKTSIAVTDPYVIYKYLVKTKEIDSDPFQLALIKKLRLLSGELQTYKPDLTTIKINKMVRELEVRYNQQQADKKGVFFGYTIGWLKEHQNDKMRTNVIKVLNDFEELALLVDVPKGLLINGEVGCGKTMIMDLFADSLPVEGKWRVHWGVFIQWVMNEIENISKRKLNKFTQVNHSLLNYENEFMLFEIASRLIERSHVLILDEFMLPDIASAKIINILFVYYFKLGGVLVASSNRLPEELYSGSINKTTMGDFEKILRCRCDVWDMQSKVDYRRELKDEDISPEKWLVLENEPNSSRKWNELISRHIKLDDCLVDYTPFKSYGRDVIIPKCNETVAYFQFKDLVEDSKYGPSDFISISNKYPTIIIDHVPILSIREKNYARQLITFIDAIYDSKCNLIMRSEDEPNRLFFPDLRSDNGPTRFKCTPLEDQVDLKSNTQEMQDLEMFSKTEMDLVNPYRPNFATYEKDNENYQIEKGNELLNKSFTDMKKFTGEDEMFAYKRAVSRINEMTQSIRWRKREWTPLHDSFKLWENGKNNEKIERSSSHIGRQTDESIEKPVEPPRIKEYNFWSMGKWNNKATHVKDEVAKKWIQGSDLYKK; from the coding sequence ATGTTGAAAGTTTTGCTTCCACCAAGAAGAGTATGCTTGTTTAAGGTTAGGAACAAAACTAGCTATACTGTTATAAGGGAATATCAGAATTCAGGGATTTTAGGTACAAATAGAGTGGTTCGAAAATCAGGAGATAAGACTTCAATAGCTGTGACTGATCCCTATGTTATATACAAGTATTTGGTGAAAACCAAGGAAATCGATTCTGACCCTTTCCAACTTGCACTGATTAAAAAATTGAGACTGTTATCGGGCGAACTACAAACTTACAAGCCAGATCTAACGACtataaaaatcaataagATGGTCAGAGAATTGGAAGTCAGGTATAACCAACAACAGGCCGATAAGAAAGGCGTCTTTTTTGGGTATACCATAGGATGGTTAAAAGAACATCAAAACGATAAGATGCGTACAAACGTAATCAAGGTGCTGAacgattttgaagaattggcTTTGTTAGTCGACGTTCCTAAAGGTTTACTGATTAACGGAGAAGTCGGGTGTGGAAAAACGATGATAATGGATTTATTTGCGGATTCACTGCCAGTTGAGGGTAAATGGAGAGTTCATTGGGGGGTTTTTATTCAGTGGGTGatgaatgaaattgaaaatatatcTAAAAGGAAGCTTAACAAATTTACGCAAGTTAACCATTCTTTATTGAATTACGAGAATGAATTTATGCTATTTGAGATTGCATCGAGGTTAATTGAAAGGTCCcatgttttgattttggacGAATTCATGCTACCTGATATTGCATCCGCTAAGATAATCAATATTCTGTTTGTTTATTATTTTAAGCTTGGAGGTGTTTTGGTTGCAAGCAGTAACCGATTGCCCGAAGAGTTATATTCTGGATCAATTAATAAAACTACAATGGGtgattttgagaaaattcTAAGGTGCAGATGTGATGTTTGGGATATGCAAAGTAAGGTTGATTATAGAAGAGAATTAAAGGATGAGGATATTTCACCTGAGAAATGGTTGGTTTTGGAGAATGAACCAAATTCCAGCCGTAAATGGAATGAACTAATTTCGAGACATATAAAACTGGATGATTGTTTGGTCGATTATACTCCATTCAAGAGTTACGGTAGAGATGTCATTATCCCAAAATGTAACGAGACTGTCGCATATTTTCAGTTCAAAgatcttgttgaagattcCAAATATGGTCCAAGTGATTTTATTTCGATTTCTAACAAGTATCCAACTATTATAATTGACCACGTGCCAATATTGTCAATTagggaaaaaaactatGCCCGACAACTAATTACATTTATTGATGCAATTTATGACTCGAAGTGTAATCTAATCATGAGATCCGAAGATGAACCAAATAGGCTATTCTTTCCAGACTTGAGAAGTGATAATGGGCCAACCAGGTTCAAGTGTACACCATTAGAGGATCAAGTAGATCTGAAGTCAAACACACAAGAGATGCAAGACTTGGAaatgttttccaaaacagAGATGGACTTAGTCAATCCATATAGGCCTAATTTTGCAACTTATGAGAAAGACAACGAAAACTACCAAATTGAGAAAGGTAATGAACTGTTAAATAAGAGTTTTACGGACATGAAGAAATTTACAGGAGAAGATGAGATGTTTGCATACAAGAGAGCCGTTAGTAGAATAAATGAAATGACACAATCGATCAGATGGAGAAAAAGGGAATGGACCCCTTTACACGACAGCTTTAAACTTTGGGAGAACGGAAAGAACAATGAAAAGATAGAAAGAAGTAGCAGTCATATTGGTAGGCAGACTGACGAAAGCATCGAAAAGCCAGTAGAACCTCCAAGGATTAAAGAATACAATTTTTGGTCAATGGGGAAGTGGAATAACAAGGCGACACATGTGAAGGATGAGGTTGCAAAGAAATGGATCCAGGGGTCTGATTTGTATAAAAAGTAA
- a CDS encoding uncharacterized protein (PKUD0A11590), giving the protein MSIYGRLRRKPPVVNKTLFSPTKHKVEEITSSSTDLSSISANSFSSTSSLESFHTNEKDCNSDQYYSTQSKRTAAMSLRSPVKKSRLSFYPRSAFKGFEELENEEIGQSPHSEPSENPLKTARKTTLFSKISICESQTDEESAKESTTENKPRNVDFSDDEFAVELSSTLKTLNTRLKKLQSDAVNEKDTNNTNEESEPVASTGFPSGLKTYGNVRSIKVEEKSLSDEENDSDGAINQNDYICSTATKSTTQSSVELRVSGELESCKLEFEMIIEQFEDWIDQGRSDFLQLKLDLTIKIQKDLKFESYLRNYIVNTSNRRVRTVLLHIVTHDTKIPILDLHLIGFFKLPIIYAYLHIITLSNADDVPIRDYITENCKFQKKITSYLVDDWLLKYSTVSVYSAILNTLLAVDITDFGKLETQKRDTILKFTKSCMMLEDRMKSSIAIQVLKRFLPKVCAADAATLIEDIMQVFLNTPHGDVYKTNSILECLITASDLFEEKQVQNLLFSKIAWNKLWCIAQSANTLGNKSLNDLEEKQWLFALGYLFGFINQDYSITEESQLEIMRGIISLPVLNKSTYSTVELHGYGYLGIVAYHFLQKFGCLHTEESLQLEKLCQIFKSNNTEPNNRLTDYVYSVLEKL; this is encoded by the coding sequence ATGTCAATTTATGGTAGGCTTAGAAGGAAACCACCAGTTGTAAACAAGACTTTGTTTTCGCCAACAAAACACAAAGTGGAGGAAATAACTTCAAGTTCCACGGATTTGAGCTCTATATCTGCtaattcattttcatcGACTTCTAGCCTTGAGTCCTTCCACACCAATGAAAAGGACTGCAATTCCGACCAGTACTATTCAACCCAGTCAAAACGCACAGCAGCAATGAGTTTAAGATCACCTGTGAAGAAATCTAGGCTAAGTTTTTACCCACGTTCTGCTTTCAAGGGTTTTGAAGAGCTTGAAAACGAAGAAATTGGACAGTCTCCACATAGCGAACCATCCGAGAATCCATTGAAGACAGCTAGAAAGACTACACTATTTAGCAAGATCAGTATATGTGAATCCCAAACCGACGAAGAATCTGCGAAAGAATCAACCACAGAAAATAAACCACGAAACGTAGACTTCTCCGACGATGAGTTTGCGGTGGAACTTTCATCGACgttgaaaactttaaacACTCGTCTCAAGAAACTACAATCCGATGCAgtaaatgaaaaagataCAAATAATACCAATGAGGAATCTGAACCTGTAGCATCAACAGGGTTTCCTTCAGGTCTCAAGACTTATGGAAATGTTAGATCCATTAAAGTTGAGGAGAAATCTCTCTCTGATGAAGAGAATGATAGTGACGGGGCcataaatcaaaatgattACATATGTTCCACTGCAACCAAAAGTACAACTCAATCATCAGTTGAATTACGAGTTTCAGGAGAGCTTGAAAGCTGTAAACTCGAATTTGAGATGattattgaacaatttgaagattggaTAGACCAGGGAAGAAGTGATTTTTTACAATTGAAATTGGATTTGACGATAAAGATACAAAAAGACCTAAAGTTTGAATCATATCTACGTAATTATATTGTTAATACTTCTAATAGACGAGTAAGGACAGTTTTGTTACATATTGTTACGCATGACAccaaaattccaattcttgatcttcatttgattggattcttcaaacttcCGATAATTTATGCATACTTACACATTATCACTTTATCTAATGCAGATGATGTACCCATTAGGGACTATATCACagaaaattgcaaatttcaaaaaaaaataacaagcTATTTAGTGGACGACTGGTTGCTAAAATACTCCACAGTAAGTGTGTATTCTGCAATACTAAATACCCTTCTAGCAGTAGATATTACGGACTTTGGAAAACTAGAGACACAAAAACGTGACACTATACTCAAATTTACTAAGTCGTGTATGATGTTAGAAGATCGAATGAAATCGTCAATTGCAATACAAGTGTTGAAGAGATTTCTCCCCAAAGTCTGTGCAGCCGATGCTGCTACTttgattgaagatattatGCAAGTATTTCTCAACACACCTCATGGAGATGTCTATAAGACTAACTCTATTCTTGAATGTTTGATTACTGCGTCAGATCTGTTTGAGGAGAAACAAGTACAgaatcttttgttttctaaaATAGCGTGGAACAAACTATGGTGTATTGCTCAATCCGCTAATACATTAGGAAATAAATCACTCAATGACTTAGAGGAAAAACAGTGGTTATTTGCTTTAGGCtatttatttggttttattAATCAGGATTACTCTATCACCGAAGAAAGTCAGTTGGAAATAATGAGAGGTATCATAAGTTTACCTGTTTTGAATAAGTCGACATACTCCACAGTAGAGCTACATGGTTATGGTTATCTTGGCATTGTAGCCTATCACTTCTTACAGAAATTCGGATGTTTACATACTGAAGAATCTTTGcaattagaaaaattgtGCCAAATTTTCAAGTCAAACAATACTGAACCTAACAATAGGTTAACTGATTATGTTTATTCtgttcttgaaaaattgtaA